Genomic window (Arthrobacter sp. StoSoilA2):
ACGAACCGGAGGTACCGAAAACCGCGGAGGAGAATAAAGCGATGCCGAGTCCTGAGGCCAGGAAACCTTTTGCATCAGCCTTCGTCTTTGTAGCTGACACAGCAGCCTCCTGTCAGGAGTAAAGTGGGCTTATGGTCATGACAGTACTCCCGAAACATGTAAGGAGTCAAAGTGCATTTTGCGCCTGACACCGAGATTGCACTACGCACCGTCGTTAATCTCGTCAACACAGCAGCCAACGGCGAGGATTCGCTGGCATCAGTAGAGGACCTCGACGCCTTTTTGGAGGCCGAAGAATTCTCGGGTTCGAGGACACATGACGAAGCAGAATTGCGCAGCGTCAAGCGGCTGCGTAGCGAGCTGGCATCACTCTGGGCCGCCGATGAGGACACCGCCGCAAAGACCGTGAACAAACTGCTCATAGACGCGCAGGCACTCCCGCAACTCGTCAAGCACGATCACTGGGACTGGCATCTCCACGCCACTACACCCGAAGCACCATTGGCCGACCGCATGGGCACAGAAGCTGCCATGGCAATCATTGACGTCATCCGCAGCCAGGAAATGGATCGCATGCGTATTTGCGCCGCAGACGATTGCGATGCGGTGGTCCTGGACCTCAGCCGTAACCGCTCCAAGCTCTATTGCGACACAGGCAACTGCGCCAACCGTGCACACGTCGCAGCGTATCGGGCGCGGAAAGCGGCCGTGGGCGAGTAGATCTCCTCCCCGCGGAAAATGCAGGGCACCACTGCGGCCCCACTCTGCGAAAAAGCGCTCCCCCACCTGTAGTGAGGAAGCGCCGGAAGGTTAGTGGCCGCCGTCGGGCGTTTCAGCCTCGTCTGCAACGGAACCGGGAGCGGCGGGACCACCATGCCCGGGCCGCTTGGAGCTGAGGTTGACGCCAGAGCCCTTACCCAGGTGCTCGGCGTTTTCCTTGTGGCTCATGGAGAGCATGGCAGCCACCACGAGGCTCACGATAAACGCGATACCAGCGCCGGTGAAGGCGAGGTCGAACCGCGGAGCGCGTGCGCTGCCGCCAGACGCGAAAATGAGCACGGCAACGAATGCCAGTACTGCGAAGAACGCGGAGAACATGAGGGGTCCCTTGACCGAGGTCCGCATCTTGCGCGGCTCTCCTGGTGTCTGGTCTGCCACGATCATTCCTCCAATGATGGCGGGCCTGTTCGGCTCCCCGCCGGTCTGCAAAAGTTCTACAACGAGTAGAACGTCCAGCTACTAGTTTACGGCCTCCGGGGAAGCACCCGGCGCAGTGGCCTGGTTGCCCGTGTGAGCATCGTGCCGGAGCGTCAGCCCGGAGAGAATCCACAGCACACCGGAAAGGATCGCTCCGCCACCGGCAACACCCAGAAGTGCGTGCGCGCCGAGCGATATGAAGAACGGCAACGCCACAGCAGTGCCCACAGCGATAACACCGGATACCAGCCAATCACGGGTCAACGAGTCGCGATTCCGCAGTGCGTGGACCAGTTCAAGAACGCCAAGTACCAGCAACGCGGCGGCGGTAGAAAGCGCGACGCCGGCATCTGACTGAGTGACCAACGCCCCCACACCGCCGATCGCGACAACCACCGGGACTGCCGCAGGCAGAACGCGCGAGACCCACAACGAACCCGCTGTTGCGAGCAGGTACAAGCCAACGGCCCAAGCCAGCACCTGCACCGAAGGCGATCCCCAGAAGATGGTGACCAGGCCGAACACCAACGCAACCACTGCCCGGGTCAGCACTGGTTTCCAGAGCCCGGGCACGGACGCAGGAGGTGTCTGGGAAGGAGTCGTGGGGAGAGTCACGCATCCAGTTTAGTGCGAACCAAGCACTACCCATTTGTCCGTGCGCGCGCGCAGTCCCAAAGTGACCCCGCGCGCCAGCATGTAGCCCAGCGCAAAGACGACCCACAGCCACACCAGCCCCGCCGCGCCGTCGGGCCTGGTCAGGTGGACGGCCGTCAGGAGCGGCAAGTAGACCGCAAGATTCACGACGCCGGCAATCGCCAGATAGCGCGCGTCACCGGCACCGATGAGGACGCCGTCCAGGACGAAGACGTAGCCGGCCAAAGGCTGTCCGACTGCAAGGACCCACAGGGCGACGGTCAATGCCTCACGCACACCGGCGTCGGACGTGAAGAGGTAGCCGGCCCACGGCGCAGCCACAGCGAGCAGCACGCCGGTTATCACCCCGAACCCCAGGCCCCAGCGGATCATGGTTCGCGTCAATACCCGGACGCGGACAGCATTTCTGGCGCCCAGTTCCTTGCCGATCAGGGCCTGCGCCGCGATGGCGAGCGCATCCAAGGCAAAGGCGAGGAACGAGAAAATGGTCATGGCCAGCTGATGGGCTGCGAGGTTCACGGCGCCTTGGGCAGTGACTACCAGGACTGTGGAGAGGATGGCGAGGCGGAGGCTTAGGGTACGCAGCATCAGCCATGAACCAACCTTTGTCATGGCCCGAATGCCATGCCAGTGGGGTTTGAGGGAGACACCATGCTGCCGGGCGTTCCGGCCAACCATCACCAGATACACAGCCGCCATGGCCCATTGCGCAATGCTTGTGCCGATGGCCGAACCAGTAACGGACAGATCCAATCCGTAGACGAGGAACCAGTTCAGCGCGATGTTCAGCGCAAATCCTGCCGTGGCAACCACCAAGGGTGTCCGCGTGTCCTGAAGGCCGCGGAGCACGCCCGTGCCTGCGAAGATGAGCAACATCGCGGCCAGCCCGGGCATCGACCAGCGCAGGTAATCCACTGCGAACCCGCGAACCTCGCCCGTCGCGCCCATCAGGCCCACGAGCGGTTCAGCAGCGACAAAGCCGGCGACGGCGAGACCCGCACCGAGGATCAGAGCCAGCCACACGCCGTCGCGCCCTGCCGCCAAAGCCTTGCCGAGCTTGCCGTCGCCAATCGCCCGGGCGACTGCCGGCGTCGTCGAATATGCCAGGAAGACCATAAGTCCAACAGCAGTGTGCATCAGCGTGGATGCCAGCCCAACGCCGGCGAGCTGATCCACGCCCAGGTGGCCCACAATGGCGGAGTCAGCGAGGAGGAACAGCGGCTCGGCTATGAGCGCGCCGAACGCGGGTACTGCCAGGCGCAGGATCTCGCGGGCATTGGAACGAGTGGTGATGGTTGTGGTTTGAGGCACTAAACAAGCCTAGTCCGCTTGGGGGCAGGTAAATTTGGGGCCGTGTCACACAAGCATCCCGTTACAGTTTCCGTCGCCCGCACCATCCTTCCGGGGTACACCCGGCAAGCAAATGCCTGGGCACACGCTGGCCAGGAACTGGCGCGCGAGTGGCCCGGATATCTGGGCTCGGGATGGGTCCGGAGTGGGGCCGGCTCGAACGAATGGCACATGCTGTACCGGTTCGCCGATGCTGAAACGCTGCATGGATGGGAGCAGTCCGAGGAGCGGCGCTGGTGGATCGACAGCGCGCGGGAAATGATGGAGACCACGCGGGTTGAGCGGCGTACAGGCATCGAGGGCTGGTTTTCGCAGCCCGGCGATGCCTCCGTGGTTGTTCCGGAAACTGTGGTGCCACCGCGTTGGAAACAGGCGATCAGCATCTTCCTACCGTTCTTCCCTCTTAGTCTGTTGGCCAATTTCCTGCTGCACCCTTTGACGCTGGGCTGGCCGCTGGTGTTCCAGGTGCTGCTCAACATCGTCATCCTGACGCCGCTGATGACGTACATCTTCCTGCCCATCACGACGCGCCTCCTCCAGCCTTGGCTGCAGGCAAAACCACGTGGGTTGAGTCACGGAACTTCTTAATTAGTTGACTCTTCAACTTATCTCCGGGAAGGTTGAAGGCATGAACAAGTCCAGCTTGAGCACTACAGCCCTGACCGTCCTGCGCGTTATTGCAGGTTTTCTCTTCGCCGCGCACGGTTGGCAGAAGTTCAACGAATTCACCATCGCCGGCACCCAGGCCTCCTTTGCACAGATGGGCGTGCCGGGCGCTTCCGCAGTAGCCCCGGTTGTTGCAACCCTCGAGCTTGTGGGCGGCATCGCCTTGATCCTCGGGCTCCTGACCCGGGTGTTCGCGGCCCTCCTGGCCATCGACATGCTCGGAGCACTGTTCCTGGTTCACGCTCCGGCCGGCGTCTTCGTCGCCAACGGCGGATACGAGCTGGTCCTCCTCTTCGCCGGCGCCGCTTTGGCCCTCGCCCTGGCTGGAGCAGGCAAGATCTCCGCCGACAACGCCCTCTTCGGCCGCTCCGCCAGCAAGCTCCGCGTCCTCGCGTAGTTTGCCCCCAACCCCCGATGTTCTCTCACATCCGAGCCTGAATAGCGGAACGCTCGCTCACTTTCGTCAAGAAAGTGAGCGAGCATCGGCGTTAAGGGGTCACGATGTGAGAGAACGTCGGCGCTTAAGGGTCACGATGTGAGAGAACGTCTAGCCTTCGACGCCGGTCAGCTCGTTCGGGACGTGCTCAAGCTGCACGGACTTCTTCACCTTGCCTGTTTGCAAGTCCACCGCGTGAATAGTTTGCGTCGCAGGTTCGGTGACAAACGCCGTCGAGCCTTGAACGAAAAGCGTGGGGCGCGGGTCCTGCCACGTGGTGGATTCTTCCCACGCGGCGACTACGGGGATCGTCGAGGTCACTTCTCCCGAGAGCGGGTCTATAACGCGCAGGCCGCCGTCAGTTCCGAGCACCAGCGCTTCGCCGGCCGGTCCGCGGCCCAGCGAGCGGAACGAGTAGCTGGTGCCAATATCCACAAGCCGGAGGGTTGCGGTTTCAGTGTTGACCAGGGAAATCCGCGTGGGCCGTTCCAGCTCAGCGGCTTTGTCCACTTTGTAGTCGCCCAGGATCACCGGCGACTTCTCCGAGCCCGCCTGGTTGCCCATGCGCCCATATGCGTCCGGGCTTGCGACCTTGGTGATGGCACCGTCCTTGTGGATCAGCATGCCATTCTCGCAGCCAACCACCACAGCTTCGCCTGCAGCAACTGCCTCGCCGTGCACACCAGGGCAGTCTTCGTTGCGCACAAGTTCTTTACGGTCCTGCCCCTTGCCGGCCTCCAGGACAGCGATGCCGGTGCGGCCCTCGTCGTTGCCCAGGGTGACCAGCAGCTTGCCATCTTCCAACTCCACCGCGACGCCGTGGTGAGTCTCGGCAGTGGTGTAAACGTCCGTGACGGGCAGCTTGCCGGCCTCGACAGCGTCGCCCAGGGCGCTGGATTCGAAGGTTTCCACCTTGCCGGAGCCGTCACTGAACAGCACAGTCTTATCCGCGTGCCGCACGACGTGACCTGCCTTGCTCGCCTCGAACGACAGATCCGTCAGCCTGGGTTCGGCAACGTAGTGATGGCTGTGGTCGCCGTGCGGCTCGGTCCAGGCGCCGGCGTCGAAAACGCGAAACGCGTCGCCCGTGGACACCAGGACATGCCGGCCGTCACCTGCAGGGTTGAGGCGGTTGAATCCGTCGAGCTCCGCTTCGCCGCCCACGGGTTCGAGCGTCTTCGCGTCCACCACAGCGATGCCGCCGTCGTACGTGTAAACGAGCCGAGGCGAAGGAGCGCCCGCTTCCTTTTCCTTCGATGCTGCTGCATGGGATTCGGTAGGCGCTTCAGCCGGGCTGGCCCCGGGGGCAGCGCACGCGGTGAGGAGAAGCGCAGAAAGCCCGACGGCGGCAAGCGGCCGGGCGCTTCTGCGGCGCCTTGTTCGGGTGGTTGGGCGTGGCGAAGTAGGGGTCGGGTGATGAGTCATGGATTAAATGATATTGATTCTCATTTGTGTATCAAGTTCGCCTGGGCCGTCCGTTTCGAATCGGTCGGGCAGAAGGTCTGGCCAGCCGGACGGCGGGCGCACGACGTGGACACGTAACAGAAACCCGCCAACAGTAAACTTCGAGCATGAGCGAGTCCCCCAGCAACTCCGTAACCCTCCGCTTCCTCGCCGCCCCCATGGACGTGGGCCACAGTGGATCCGTCGACGCCGGCACCGTCCTTGAGTGGGTGGACAAGGCTGCGTACGCGGCGGCCGTTGGTTGGGCGAAGTCCTATTGCGTCACGGCCTACGTGGGCAACATTCACTTCACGGATCCGGTGAACAGCGGCGACATGGTGGAGGTGACGTCCACCATCGTCTACACCGGCCGTTCCTCCATGCACATCCACACGGTGGTCAGCTCGCGCGATCCCAAGGGTGGACCGGAGACAATGCACAGCCAGTGCATGGTGATTTTCGTGGCCGTCGGACCTGACGGCAAGCCGATTCCTGTGCCACAGTTCGAGCCCTCCACTCCGGAGGAGATTGAGCAACGTGATCACGCGCTTGCCCGCATTGAAGTCCGCGAGCAAATCGTCAAGGCGATGAACGCCCAGGAATATACCGACGCCGGCACCGCCGAACGCGTGACGTTGCGCTTCATGGCGTCCCCCACTGATGTGAACTGGGGTGGCAAAGTCCACGGTGGCATCGTCATGAAATGGATCGATGAGGCCGCCTACGTTTGCGCCTCCAGGTACTGCGGCCGGGATACTGTGGCGGTGTTCTCGGGCGGCGTGCGCTTCTACCGGCCGTTGCTGATCGGCCACGTAGTGGAGGTGGAAGCGCGGCTCGTGTACACCGGGGCAAAGGGAATGCACATCGCCGTGCACGTCCGCTCCGGCGATCCGAAAACCCGCGAAATGAACCTGACCACGTATTGCCTGACGGTCATGGTGGCCCGTGACGAAACCGGAACAGCCGTACCCATTCCGCCGTGGGTGCCGGTGTCCGAGGAAGACAAGAAACTGCACGCGCACGCCAGGGAATTGCTGGAGATCCGCGGCAGGGCCCCCGGAAACCGGCTGCCCGACCACTTGCTGAAGGCAGGCGGCTACCAGGAGGCATGACTTCGGCTCCGTTAGGCCCGATGGAATAGACCGCGTTGGCCGCGGGCGCGAAACACGCCCGCGGCCAACCCTCGGTCTAGGCCTTGTAACCCGTCGGCGGTGTGAGAACGCCGCGCTCGATGAGCTTCTCGATATTGGCGGCCCGTGTTGAGTCTTCCCGGGCAAGCCAGCCCTCGGCCGGGGGCGCGTCGAGGTACTGGTTCTTCGGATAGATCGGGGTGTCGTAAATGACCCGGTACTGCTCCGTGCGCAGGTCCTTGAACTGGTTGTACAGGCCGTTCGAGAGACGGGCACGGCGCAGCGCCTCGATGTCGATCGTGGTGCAGACGAACGAGTCGCCCGAGGTCCAGCCCTGCTGCTTGGTCAGGATCTGGCCGCGTGGACCGACGATCATGGACTGGCCGCCGAACAGGTCCTGCATTGACCCGTCGTCACGGACTTCGGGCCCCAGGTTCGGAGCGACGACGTACGCCGAGTTGAACATGGCGTGGGCCCGGTTCTGCAGTTCCCACATGCCGTTCTGCACGGCCGGCTCGATCAGGGTGCCCCGGATAATGATCTCGGCACCGTTCATCGCCAGCCCACGCGGCACCTCGGGGTACACACCCTCGTGGCAGATGGCGTACCCGATGTTGCCGATCTCGGTCCTGGCCACAGGGAAAATGGCGTCCATTGCATTGCCATCGCCCTTCTTTTCAATCCATTCGTCCCAGACGTCGTGCGGGTTCATGTTGCCAAGCATGCCGCCCTCGTAGGCGTCACTGGTGGCTTTGTAGCGCTTGTAGATAATTTCGCCCTGCGGATCGATGATGAAGGCGACATTGAAGTGGCGGTCCGGGAAGTCCTCGTCCTTGACCATGTACAACTCAGCAGCGATGTAGGTGTTGAGTTCCACGGCCTTTTTCGCGAGTTCGTCCGTCTCCGGACCGGGGATTGTCACGGCAAAGTGACGCTCCTTTTCGCGGTTCCCTGGCGTGTTGGCGATCATGCCCTGGATTGCCATTTCGGGCAGGACGACCAGCTTGACCGGAGAGCCTTCCCAGGACCCGACCATGACTGCCGTGTCGATGAATTCGTTGATGCGTTTGACGTTCGCTACGCCGTCGCCGGGATTTTTCACATTGATGGTCCGCGGCGAGACTGCGACGACGACAAATGGATCGACCATTGTTTCTTTCTCTTTTCTCTTCTTTGAGTACCTGAGTTAGCGCTAACTCACAGTATTCCGGTTTAGTTAGGGATTGCAAGAACTAGGGGTGGTCCGGTTCTTAGGGGGTGGACCAGAGGTCCTTTGATGGCCCTGGTCAGGAGTTAGGCCCCGGGTATGGCGGGGCAGGCGGCGCTTTGTGTTAGCGCTTGCTTCGCGGCGGTGCTGTGGTGTCGCGGAGTATGAGGCGCGGCTCCAGCAGGGGGATGTCTCCCTCGGCTTCCTCTTTGATCATGGCGAGGATACGGCTTACAGCGATATGACCGATTGCTTCGAAATCCAGCTTTACGGTGGTTAGTGCCGGGCGAAAGAAGGGTGCTTCTTTGACGTCGTCGAATCCCACCACGCTGACATCGACCGGAACGTCGCGCCCGGCCTCGTCCATGGCCTTGATTACTCCCAGCGCGAAGGGGTCGTTGGCGGCAAAGACCGCCGTGACGTCCTTCTTTGCGGCGAGTTCACGGCCGACACGGTATCCCTCGGCGGCCGACCAGTCGGAAGTTGGCAGCGGCGTCGGAACGACTCGTCCGGCAGCCCCGAGCTCGGCTGCCCATCCCTGGACCCGGGCAGATGTTGCCATCCAGCCCGGCGGGCCTTGGACGTGCCACACGGTTTCGTGTCCAAGGTCCAGCAGGTGGCGCACCACCATCCGCGCACCACGCACTTCGTCAACAGAAACGCTTGTCGGGCTGGGCTGCGATCCTTGCTGGAAGGTCACTACGGGAACACCGACGTCGAGGCCCTCAAGCACCGTGATCGCATCCAACAGGGGCGCGAGCACGATCACGCCGTCAACTGTGTCCGAATTGATGGATTCGAAGGCAGCCCTAATATCTTCCCGGCGAAGACTGGCCAACGTGACTAAACGCGTCGCATAGCCATGTTGCCGGGCTTCCTCGGAAATACCGTACAAGGCCACCGTTGGTCCGAGGACCGACAGTTCGAAGCTGACAACGCCGATTGTCATGGTCCGGTTGCTGGCGAGAGCCGCTGCCGCTGGATTGCGGCGGTACCGCAGCTGTGCGATGGCATGCTCAACGCGTTGACGGATGTCCGGGTCCACGTTGGTCGCTCCCCTGACAACCCGTGACACCGTCTGCTGGGAGACCCCGGCGAGCCGGGCAACATCGGACATGCGGGGGGCCTTTGACCTGGAGGCCAGCCGCTCCCCGCGCCCGTTGGAGTTCCGGGCTTCTGAAGGTGCAGGGGTCGTGGACACCACTCCATTATCCCCGGTCACCCTCGACGAACCCCTGAACGCGACGCCGGGCGTTGCGCCGGCTGTCACGGGCGCCTGTACCGCAGGACTTCGGGATGCTGGTCGTACGGCCACTCGGCCCCCTCCACCATGTACTTTCGGGTTGTGTAGCTGCCGTCCATGGTTGAGGCCAGCGACGGGGGTCCGTCGAAGCCGATGACACCCCAACCGACCCGGTTCTCGTTGCCTCCGTAAACCGGGTCGCCGTAAAACCCCTGACGGGTGTTGAGCACCAGCAGCGGGAAGAACTCCAGAAAGTCCTCGTTGACCGGTTGGTTGCCCGCCGGCGCGCCGCCAAGACC
Coding sequences:
- a CDS encoding CGNR zinc finger domain-containing protein, with amino-acid sequence MHFAPDTEIALRTVVNLVNTAANGEDSLASVEDLDAFLEAEEFSGSRTHDEAELRSVKRLRSELASLWAADEDTAAKTVNKLLIDAQALPQLVKHDHWDWHLHATTPEAPLADRMGTEAAMAIIDVIRSQEMDRMRICAADDCDAVVLDLSRNRSKLYCDTGNCANRAHVAAYRARKAAVGE
- a CDS encoding MATE family efflux transporter, with the protein product MPQTTTITTRSNAREILRLAVPAFGALIAEPLFLLADSAIVGHLGVDQLAGVGLASTLMHTAVGLMVFLAYSTTPAVARAIGDGKLGKALAAGRDGVWLALILGAGLAVAGFVAAEPLVGLMGATGEVRGFAVDYLRWSMPGLAAMLLIFAGTGVLRGLQDTRTPLVVATAGFALNIALNWFLVYGLDLSVTGSAIGTSIAQWAMAAVYLVMVGRNARQHGVSLKPHWHGIRAMTKVGSWLMLRTLSLRLAILSTVLVVTAQGAVNLAAHQLAMTIFSFLAFALDALAIAAQALIGKELGARNAVRVRVLTRTMIRWGLGFGVITGVLLAVAAPWAGYLFTSDAGVREALTVALWVLAVGQPLAGYVFVLDGVLIGAGDARYLAIAGVVNLAVYLPLLTAVHLTRPDGAAGLVWLWVVFALGYMLARGVTLGLRARTDKWVVLGSH
- a CDS encoding substrate-binding domain-containing protein, with protein sequence MSDVARLAGVSQQTVSRVVRGATNVDPDIRQRVEHAIAQLRYRRNPAAAALASNRTMTIGVVSFELSVLGPTVALYGISEEARQHGYATRLVTLASLRREDIRAAFESINSDTVDGVIVLAPLLDAITVLEGLDVGVPVVTFQQGSQPSPTSVSVDEVRGARMVVRHLLDLGHETVWHVQGPPGWMATSARVQGWAAELGAAGRVVPTPLPTSDWSAAEGYRVGRELAAKKDVTAVFAANDPFALGVIKAMDEAGRDVPVDVSVVGFDDVKEAPFFRPALTTVKLDFEAIGHIAVSRILAMIKEEAEGDIPLLEPRLILRDTTAPPRSKR
- a CDS encoding nitrilase-related carbon-nitrogen hydrolase; this translates as MVDPFVVVAVSPRTINVKNPGDGVANVKRINEFIDTAVMVGSWEGSPVKLVVLPEMAIQGMIANTPGNREKERHFAVTIPGPETDELAKKAVELNTYIAAELYMVKDEDFPDRHFNVAFIIDPQGEIIYKRYKATSDAYEGGMLGNMNPHDVWDEWIEKKGDGNAMDAIFPVARTEIGNIGYAICHEGVYPEVPRGLAMNGAEIIIRGTLIEPAVQNGMWELQNRAHAMFNSAYVVAPNLGPEVRDDGSMQDLFGGQSMIVGPRGQILTKQQGWTSGDSFVCTTIDIEALRRARLSNGLYNQFKDLRTEQYRVIYDTPIYPKNQYLDAPPAEGWLAREDSTRAANIEKLIERGVLTPPTGYKA
- a CDS encoding antibiotic biosynthesis monooxygenase; the protein is MSHKHPVTVSVARTILPGYTRQANAWAHAGQELAREWPGYLGSGWVRSGAGSNEWHMLYRFADAETLHGWEQSEERRWWIDSAREMMETTRVERRTGIEGWFSQPGDASVVVPETVVPPRWKQAISIFLPFFPLSLLANFLLHPLTLGWPLVFQVLLNIVILTPLMTYIFLPITTRLLQPWLQAKPRGLSHGTS
- a CDS encoding DoxX family protein, translated to MNKSSLSTTALTVLRVIAGFLFAAHGWQKFNEFTIAGTQASFAQMGVPGASAVAPVVATLELVGGIALILGLLTRVFAALLAIDMLGALFLVHAPAGVFVANGGYELVLLFAGAALALALAGAGKISADNALFGRSASKLRVLA
- a CDS encoding DUF308 domain-containing protein; the encoded protein is MTLPTTPSQTPPASVPGLWKPVLTRAVVALVFGLVTIFWGSPSVQVLAWAVGLYLLATAGSLWVSRVLPAAVPVVVAIGGVGALVTQSDAGVALSTAAALLVLGVLELVHALRNRDSLTRDWLVSGVIAVGTAVALPFFISLGAHALLGVAGGGAILSGVLWILSGLTLRHDAHTGNQATAPGASPEAVN
- the aztD gene encoding zinc metallochaperone AztD, with translation MTHHPTPTSPRPTTRTRRRRSARPLAAVGLSALLLTACAAPGASPAEAPTESHAAASKEKEAGAPSPRLVYTYDGGIAVVDAKTLEPVGGEAELDGFNRLNPAGDGRHVLVSTGDAFRVFDAGAWTEPHGDHSHHYVAEPRLTDLSFEASKAGHVVRHADKTVLFSDGSGKVETFESSALGDAVEAGKLPVTDVYTTAETHHGVAVELEDGKLLVTLGNDEGRTGIAVLEAGKGQDRKELVRNEDCPGVHGEAVAAGEAVVVGCENGMLIHKDGAITKVASPDAYGRMGNQAGSEKSPVILGDYKVDKAAELERPTRISLVNTETATLRLVDIGTSYSFRSLGRGPAGEALVLGTDGGLRVIDPLSGEVTSTIPVVAAWEESTTWQDPRPTLFVQGSTAFVTEPATQTIHAVDLQTGKVKKSVQLEHVPNELTGVEG
- a CDS encoding acyl-CoA thioesterase, which produces MSESPSNSVTLRFLAAPMDVGHSGSVDAGTVLEWVDKAAYAAAVGWAKSYCVTAYVGNIHFTDPVNSGDMVEVTSTIVYTGRSSMHIHTVVSSRDPKGGPETMHSQCMVIFVAVGPDGKPIPVPQFEPSTPEEIEQRDHALARIEVREQIVKAMNAQEYTDAGTAERVTLRFMASPTDVNWGGKVHGGIVMKWIDEAAYVCASRYCGRDTVAVFSGGVRFYRPLLIGHVVEVEARLVYTGAKGMHIAVHVRSGDPKTREMNLTTYCLTVMVARDETGTAVPIPPWVPVSEEDKKLHAHARELLEIRGRAPGNRLPDHLLKAGGYQEA